From the genome of bacterium:
ACAGCTTGTCACCTATCTTAACGGCACATACGGCACCAACCCGTCCGCGCAGGTAAAGGACGGAAGCTGCCTGCGCAGCGGTTGCCATGAAACCCGGTTGATCGAGGGACCGATCGAGTTCAAGCGCGGAATCAAATTCGACCACGCGGCGCATCTGAATAAGCCGGTGCGCGGAATCACCCTCAAATGCACCTCGTGCCACAGCCAGATCGTTCAGGGCAACCACATGTCGGTGACCGAAACGGTCTGCTTCACCTGCCACTTCAAAGGCAACGTGAGCGAAACAAAGGTGCGCGACCAAAAATTCTGCACCTTTTGCCACAATCCGCCCGAAGGCCCGATTAAAGTGGGTGACCAGGAATATCGTCACGATTATTACGTATCAATCGGAGTTGCCTGTCAGCGCTGCCACCAGGACGTGATCCGGGGCGAAGGCGAAGTGAGCTTGTCGCGTTGCATCCAATGCCATCCCGAAGAGGACAAGATGGGCAAGCGCCATGATTTCGAGTTCATGCACAACAAGCATGTAACCGAAGTCAAGATAGAATGCTTCGACTGCCACGACGACATCAAGCACCACCTGCCTGAAAAGGGAAGTCCTCCCGTAACGAGTTGCAAGGTTTGCCACGAAGCGACCCACGACGCGCCAACCAAGCTCTACCTGGGAATCGGCGGCAAAGGGATGGACAAGCCGATGCCCGCGCCGATGTACGTGTCGCAGGTGGACTGCATCGGTTGCCACACCGAGGAGGCCCGCTTTGTCAAAGGCACGCATCCTGTTACCTCCAAGGCGAGCATCGCTTCCTGCGTGACGTGCCATCCATCCGGAGGGAAGGAAGCTTACGACAACTGGCGCAAGGCGATTCCTTCCATGCTCGCAAAGGTCGAAACCAGGATGCCCAAGGCGGAAGCACGGCTGAAGGCGATTCCGGACACCGACCCGAAGCGGGCCGAGTTGGATGCCAAGGTTGCGGACGCGAAGTACAACTATGACTTGGTGGTGAACGGGGACGCGATTCACAACATCCGGTATGCCGAAGCGTTGATGGACAAAAGCGCCGAGATGCTGGACGAAGTGATCAACTACAAGCCATAGCGGTAATCGACGCGCGGCTATTCGAACCGTATGCTGCGTTGCGCGTGGCAACTCATGCAAGGCTGCTGGCCGTGACACATCGTGCACCGCGCCGGATCGCCAAGCACCTGCGAAGGATGGATGCGCAGGTAATCATCGGGGTGGGGCATCTGTAATCCATGGCAGTCTATGCAGAAGCGGGTCTGGCCGTGGCATTCCGAACAGCTTTTCAAGTCTCCGCCCGTTTTGCCGTGCATGTTTATGAATCCCTCGACCTTGTGGCTTTCGGGCTTCAATATCTGAACGTCTTTGTGGCAGGTCTTGCACGAAACAGGGATATTCCTGTCGGCGTGGCAGGCGATGCAGTCTTCTTTGACGGGCGTATATACGAGAGCGCCGTCGTTTCGATGGCAGGTGTGACAGACGATGCCTTGCGCGAAGTGCTTCTGATGGCTGAAAATCAGGTTAGGATCTTCGGTCAGAAGCGCGCCTTTGGGGTGACAGGTCCAACAGAGGTTAACGTCTTCCGCCAAATGTGCCGCCGCGAGGACAGGCGCCTTCGAAGATTCGAAAATCCTCTTTTCCACTTGTTTGGGCGAAAATTCGGGCTTCGGCGTAACAAACAGCGAGCGCTCCTCTTCCTTGATTTTCACGCAGCCGAACAAAGTCAAAGCCGCCGCCAAAATGAGAACCGCTGCAATCGCGTTCCGGTTATTCATCAGCAGCCTCCTGTTGCGGCCCGCTGGAAGGTGCAGCCTGGTCACGGTTTTCGACACCGCCGCTTGCCAGATACGCGCGCCAGGCGGTTTCAAGCTCGTGCAGCTCGTCCGCGTGATGGTGCTCCATGGATTCGCGGTCCTCGATTCCGGTCAGCCACACCGGATTTTGCGGAAAGACCGCCGGGTGGAGATGAACGTTGAACAGGTGCCAGATGACGATCGCGAGCGCGGCCAACAGCGCTTCGTAGTCATGCAAAAGGACGCTCGCAGGAAAAGTCCACTCGGGAAGGTAATGCTGTGCGAAGACCGGAAACCACAAAACCAGTCCGGTCAGAATCATCACTGAATTGCCCCAGACGACCGCCCAGTATTCGAATTTCTCGATGTAATTGTAGCGGGCGAATTTGGGTCGTTTTTTCAATCCTATAAAGAACAACATGTTGTCCCAGACGTCTTTGAAGTCGCGGCCCTTCGGAAGCATTTCCGTCGATCGCTTGCCCTTCCAGAATTCGTATGCGAGAAAGACGACATGGTAAATTGAAACGGCGATAAGCAGAACGCCGCAGAAGCGGTGAAGTATTCCCGCTCCCTTGACTCCGCCCATAAAGAACATAAGAACTTTGCTTGCGGGCGACTCGGCGAATTTGAGCGGCCATCCTGTCAGTACCAGCCCGCCGAATCCGAACATGAGCAGGAAATGCTGCAAGCGGTGGTGGTAATTCCAACGCTTGTACCAGACCAGCCGGCCATCGCCGTCGAAACGAGCATGTTCGAGCTTCGGATTAACCTTTCCGGGTCTGCCCAATTCCCGCACGAGCTCCCGGTATCGCTCGTCAAGCGCGCGACTTGCAGCCCGCCTCTCGGCTTTTCTGCGGTCGGTCCGCGACCTTCTCTCGGGTTCGCTAGCCATGACTCCTCCCCGAGATGAAATGTCTGATGAAATCCAAAAGCATATGGAACAAAAACGCGCCCATCGAAGCGAGAATCAACCAAAGGTATACTTTTTCAACGATCAGCAAAACCCGCTTCCAGGACTTTTCCTCTTCCCTGTGGCTGAACGCCTGCGCGAATCCGTACGACGCGCCGATATGGCATTTGCCGCACGTGCCCGAAAGATTTCGATCGTTCACCTGGCTGCGCGGGTCGTTTTTGGCGTAGATGTCGTGCACGCCGTGGCAGGACGAGCAGACCGCGACGGACTCGAGGCTTCCAAGCTCCTGCTTCTTGCCGTGGAAGCTCTCCTGGTAGCTTTCCATGGGGTTTTTCAGCCCGAACTTGTCCACGATCGCGGTTTCGCTATGGCACTCGGTGCAGGTGAAAGGCTGATTGTGCAGATTGACGGGCGAATCGGGTGCGTCAACCTTCACAATGTAATGGTTGCCGTGGCAGTCGATGCAGTCGGCGGCAAGAGTATTGCCGCGCTCCAGGATGTCGGTTCCGTGGATTGAGCCGCTCCACTGCTCGGCTACCGCGGTGTGGCAACTCGCGCATGCGGCCGCGGCTTCCGGATCTCCGGGGCGCTTTTGCGCGAGCCGCTCGAAGCCGGGAGGCGCCTTCGTTTTACCGTGATGGCCGCCCTTCATGGAGATGTGGCAGGCCGTGCAACCCAGATCGCCGTGAACGGATTTCTCGAATTCGGTTTTGTCAACGAACAGCCAGCGCCGTCCGCCGCCCGGCAGCTCCAGATAAAGCTTCGTGTCCATGTGACACGGCGCGCAGCCTTGCCCGCCGGTCATGTCGCCCGTGACATAGGACGGCTGCGTTTTTGCAGGTTCGGTTTTGGGATCGTCAGAGGATTGCGCGGCCGCGGCGCCTGCTGAAAGCAGCAATATCAACAAGGCGATAGGGAAGCGCATCATTCCTCGCGCCCCTTTTGCCCGCTTCGGTGCTTTAGATAATACGCCGCGCCCGCCATCGAAGCGCAGAACGCGATGAAAATACAGAAGAAGGCCATCGTGCCGATCGCTCCCCCGATGAACCAGCCGATTTTGCCCCAAAGCTCGGAGTTGTAGTCCATTCCTAGGCGCGCGAAAAATCGGTAGCCGCCGTACGCTCCGTAGAGCAGTGTAAGAGGGATTCCGAACACGACAAAGAGGAGCGCGCCGACCGCCGCGCCCCGTTTCGTAGCCCGTTTGAAGCCGTCTCTGTCCATTCGGTAAACTGGCCGCCGGGCCTATGAGGCGCGGCTTGCCGGGATTGCGGCCCGAATCGCGGCCGCGCAAGCTGCAAACAGCCCGCGGAAATTATAGTCCCGGCGCAATGAATACAGTATTTTTCGTACCGCTTTGCCTGTTTTTCACGAGAGGCGAGCTAATCCGGATATTTTCCCGCCTTAAAAGTATCCGCGTACATCAGGCTGTCGTCGTAATTCCAGTCTGCATCGAAAAATCCTAGCGCTTTGGCCCCCGCTAGGCCGTGCCGGGCGATGCCCGCGCGGTCGGCCACGAGAAAATCGGGCAGCGAACTGCCGGAATACAGCGGCGTAAGCGCGGAGCAGACCGCCAGCGCGTCTTCATCCGCGGCGATGTTGACGAGAATCAAATTGTAATCGCCGTAAGGGCTTGGATAGACCATTTCGACCGCCAGTCCGTCGCCGGAAATAAACTTATCGCCAAGCCGGACTCCATGCTCATCGTAATTGAATGGAAGTGCCGCCTTCAAATCTTCCGGAACATCGTCCCAGGTGCCGACAAGAATCAGGTTTCGCTTTTTGTCGGCTTCGGACAGCTCGCTCCAGTATTTCACCGGCGCGTAGCCGTTGCCGCGGTACCACCACCGGATCGCGGTGTTGCGGCACAGCTCAAGCGACCTCGGCCTGGTTCCGTTCGAAAGATCGACAACGATAAACGGGCGCATGTAAGCGCGCTTGATCGGGCCGGATCGCTCCGCGTACTTTGGAAGCAGCTTGTAGTCGGGTGCGATTCTCCAAGTGCCATTTTCCTTGACAGCAATGGCAGTTTCAGATTGCGCGTCTGCAGCAAGTTTCTGCCCGTCGATGAAGAGCTTGAATGGCCAACGTCGGCTGTTTTCGGGAATGTCCAGCCTAAGCGCCGAAACATTGCTGGTCTCTATTGTTGCTCCAAAGGGTTTGTGCCAAATCACATTTCCGTTGACGTCAAAAGTGATACTTTCCCTGCTATAAATGTATTTGGCCTTCACACGCGTTTGATCTCCATATTTCTCCTGCCCCAATACGTGAATCCAATAACTTCCATTTGAATTCGCCATATCGTAGCCTGCGAACACCACTTCATCTGTCCAATCGCGCTTCTTATCCTTCATAAACTCCGTTATCTCCGGCGCGTCCACGCAGTCCGCGCCCGGCGTGTCGGGCGACGAGTCCCACCAATGGCCTTCCCCCGGTACTTCCCAAAGTTTCGCGTCGTAGCCCATCTTCTGCAGCTCGCCTACGAGCAGCCGCGCGTGTGTCGCGGGCACGTTGTCGTCCGCGCCTCCGTGCACCGCCATAACCGGCACATTCATCAGGTTCGCCAGAAGCAGCTCGGTGCGATCCGGCGCGTTGCATTTGTCAAGTATATTCAGCACTTCCGGCGGCCCGAATATCTCGCTTGAGCGCATCGTGTAAGGCGTGTAAAGCTGGAACGACGCCCACCCGGCGCTAGGCACCATCGCCGCGAAAAGATCCGGCTGGGTGCATCCGATGTGCCAGCATCCATGCCCGCCCATCGAATGACCCGTGAGAATAACGCGATCTTCGTCTATGTTGAAATTGCGGAAAGCCCATGCGAGCGACTCCATCGCGTCCAGCCTGCCCCAGTCCTGCCAGTCGAATCCGAATTCGCGCCGGTTGGTAGGCGCCATCACGTACGCCCAGTCCTTTTGCGAATACGCGCCAACTTGGCTGTCGCTGTCCACGCCCGCGCCGTGCGTCGAAAATATCAGCGCGTACTTCTTTTCGGGATCGAAATTCAAAGGCGGCAGCACCGAAAGCTTCTGCGCGGAAAAATCCACGCGCGCGTTGTACGTGGTTCTGAAAGCCTCGTTCGGCCGGCGCACCCGGAACTTGACCGAGTACGTTTTCGACCAGCCTTCGCCGCTTAATTCAAGCGGCGCTTCGACCTCGCTTCCCTTCCAGCGATAGCCCAGCATTGAATCCTGCATCTTTGCCTGCATCGGGATTTTCAGAACGCCGAGCGGCGGAATATTTGTTGAATCCGCGTATTGTTGGAAATATCCCAGCCCTTCAACCGGCCCAAGCGATATGCTGACGGTCTGCCATTCGTCCGTGTAATTCACGACGGGCACGCCCGCCGCGTAGTATTCGAACGTCGTGTAGTTGACCAGATCGGGAACGAGAATGTCGCTCTCGATCACTCCGCATGGCTCCGCGGGCGGCGGCTGGAGCTTGAAGGTGATTTCCTCCTCGCCCATATATCCCGAAAGCCCGACCAATATCCGGTTCACGCCTTCGTCCAACACGACCGGCTGGAGCCAGCGACTGCTTCCGTACGGATCGCCCTGGTAGCTGCGCCCGTTGATTGCGAATCCGCCTACGCCGTTCGCCAGAGCGACGGCGCGGCACGCGCGCGGCGCGGTCACATCCGCGTACGCGTACCCGCGCCACGCGATCCCGGCATGCCCCCACTCGTCCATCCGCATTTCCCAGCCGTCGTCGGGCAGGTCCAGCGTTATAGAAAGCTTTCCGCCTTCGCCAGTCGCGATATCGCCCGTCCACCCGGCCTGGCCGCCCGCGGCGAGCACGCTCGGATAGGTCTTGGCGAAGTCCGGCGGCGCCTCGGATACATCCAGGTGCGAGCCGTCCGCCAGCCACGTCGGGTCGGTTCCGCTCTCCCGGGACCCGGTCTCAAACGGGCCGAGGACGCGCCAGGACGCGGGAACCATCTCGTATTCTAGCGCGGGTAGCGCGGCAAACGCGATTCCTGCAAATTGAAGCGCAAAAAGCGCCAATATCGCATTGATTGCGATGACCGAACGGATCAAACGAAGGGTACGCATTCCATTCTCCTTGCAAGGGCACGCTGCTTTCGACCAATACGGTAGTCCGTTCGACGTCCCGTGTCAAACGGCTGTTTGTGATTCGTTTTGCGCGTTATACTTTAATTGTGGCCACGCTGTCCGCCAACGACCTGGACGCGCTCGCCGACCGCTTCGGTCAGTATCTTCTGATCGAGGAAGGGGCGAGCCCCAACACTGCGGAGGCGTACATGCGCGACATTGCGGATTTCATTTCAGAATCAAGGCTGTCTTCCCCCGAAGATATCTCGTACGAGGCGATCATCAAATTCCGGGAGAAGCTGTCGCTAGCGGACTCGGCCAACGCGACGATAGCTCGAAAACTGTCCGCCGTTAAAAAGCTCCTCCGGTTCCTGGAGGCTGAAAAGCTGATATCCGATTGGCCGCTTCCGCGCAGCTTCCGGCTGCCGAGGACTTTTCCGTTGCCCGAAGCCCTCCCTTACCGCGAGGTTCTGGATCTTCTGGATGCGCCCGATCCGGAGAAGCCACAGGGAATCCGCGACCGGGCGATAATGGAGCTGCTGTACGCGTCCGGGATGCGGGTGAGCGAGCTGTGCGGGATGAAACTTTCGGACATCCACCCGGACATTTTCCAGGCGTCGGTTACCGGCAAAGGGCGCAAAATGCGAACGGTGCTGTTCGGTGCGCGCGCGGTCAGCCGCGTATCGCGCTACCTTTCGGACGTGCGTCCGGTGTTCGATCCCGCGGGCGAGTTCAAAGAATTGTGGCTGGGCAGGCGCGGGCCGCTATCGCGCATTCAGGTTTACCGCCTGATAAGGGATTATGCGACGAAGGCGGGAATCCAGCGCAAGGTAAGCCCGCATACGCTTCGCCATTCATGCGCGATGCACATGCTGGAGCGCGGCGCCGACCTTCGCATCGTCCAGGAGCTGCTTGGCCATGCAAGCCTGCGCACGGTCGTTCACTACACGCGGTACAACATCGAGGAAGGCAGGCGGATTTACGACCGCTGCCACCCGCACGGCGGGTAAAAATCGCTCCCGTGCGCCCCTCAAAATGGAACGCGCGGGGGCAAACGGCAATCCACCATTTGGAAGGGCGTATCCGGCCGGATTTTTCGCCTTTGATGGTTGTCATCGGGGCCGGAGTGATGTACAATCGCATGAGTGTGATTGTGCTCCGGGATGAATCCCTTCCCGGATTTCAAGGGGAAAAGGATAAGGAAATGAACGGTGGAGCTGCAGGCGGATTCGAGTGGTTCGCCACTCTGTACTGGGCCTGCATGATACTGGGCGGCGGCTATGTCGTCATCCAGTTCGTGATGCTGCTTCTTGGCGGTGTAATGCACGGATTGGACTTTGGCGGGGGCCATGCGGTCGATGTCGGAGGTGGCGTAGGGGACGTGGATTTAGATGCTGCGCTGGACAGCGATATAACTTCGCATTCGCCGGGCATACATCCAACTCACGGTCAGGCCGCAACGGGAACTTCCGACATCCATATCGGGCCGTACTCGCCTATGGCGATCGCAACGTTCCTCGCGGGATTCGGCGGGATGGGCATCGCGCTGCGCGCGATTGGAATTCCGGAAGTTGCGGGCATACCCGGCGCGTTCGTCGGCGGATTGCTTTCTCTTTTGGTCGGATTCGTAGCCGCGGCGATAGTGATTGCGACTCTAAACAAATTCTTCGAGGTTACGCAGGCATCGTCCGAGTACAGCCTGAACGAAGCGATAGGCACCGAAGCCGTCGTTGAGGTGCCGATGGACGGCGCGACGATGGGTCAAATCACATTCCACGCGGGCAGCGCGACGCGCACCGAGCCGGCAAGACCGCTCGACGCGGCGGACGCCTTCGCGCAGGGCGACAAGGTGTGGATAGTCAGCATCAAGGACGGCGTTTTCGAAGTCGTGGACTTCGACAAGGCTCTTCATCTGAATCTTCGGACGGAGGATAATCCGTAGCAGGCTTCCCGATGCGCGCGAAAGCCGCGTTTTTCCGTCCATAGAGTAAATCTCCAAGGGGTAAGGAGCAAAGGAGGACCAATGAGCAACGCATTATTCCATCTTAGCGAGCTGGCCGTTCTTCAAAGCAGCTTTTTCGCGGGTTTGTCCAAGGCGCTGTTTTCCGTGATCGGCGGCCTGTTCATATTGTTGCTGATCATCCTCTGGATCTGGGCCAGCCGCTACGTCAAGGTCGGCCCGAACCAGGTGCTGGTTGTCAGCGGCCGCAGGCA
Proteins encoded in this window:
- a CDS encoding NapC/NirT family cytochrome c, producing MVETKRKNHFQLGKRLLKYAGIALLALIVFTTAGVEYSHKPSFCRSCHIMEPYYKAWQDSSHRNVACVDCHFEPGWRNELTGKFQALTQLVTYLNGTYGTNPSAQVKDGSCLRSGCHETRLIEGPIEFKRGIKFDHAAHLNKPVRGITLKCTSCHSQIVQGNHMSVTETVCFTCHFKGNVSETKVRDQKFCTFCHNPPEGPIKVGDQEYRHDYYVSIGVACQRCHQDVIRGEGEVSLSRCIQCHPEEDKMGKRHDFEFMHNKHVTEVKIECFDCHDDIKHHLPEKGSPPVTSCKVCHEATHDAPTKLYLGIGGKGMDKPMPAPMYVSQVDCIGCHTEEARFVKGTHPVTSKASIASCVTCHPSGGKEAYDNWRKAIPSMLAKVETRMPKAEARLKAIPDTDPKRAELDAKVADAKYNYDLVVNGDAIHNIRYAEALMDKSAEMLDEVINYKP
- a CDS encoding tyrosine-type recombinase/integrase: MIRFARYTLIVATLSANDLDALADRFGQYLLIEEGASPNTAEAYMRDIADFISESRLSSPEDISYEAIIKFREKLSLADSANATIARKLSAVKKLLRFLEAEKLISDWPLPRSFRLPRTFPLPEALPYREVLDLLDAPDPEKPQGIRDRAIMELLYASGMRVSELCGMKLSDIHPDIFQASVTGKGRKMRTVLFGARAVSRVSRYLSDVRPVFDPAGEFKELWLGRRGPLSRIQVYRLIRDYATKAGIQRKVSPHTLRHSCAMHMLERGADLRIVQELLGHASLRTVVHYTRYNIEEGRRIYDRCHPHGG
- a CDS encoding cytochrome b/b6 domain-containing protein, with the translated sequence MASEPERRSRTDRRKAERRAASRALDERYRELVRELGRPGKVNPKLEHARFDGDGRLVWYKRWNYHHRLQHFLLMFGFGGLVLTGWPLKFAESPASKVLMFFMGGVKGAGILHRFCGVLLIAVSIYHVVFLAYEFWKGKRSTEMLPKGRDFKDVWDNMLFFIGLKKRPKFARYNYIEKFEYWAVVWGNSVMILTGLVLWFPVFAQHYLPEWTFPASVLLHDYEALLAALAIVIWHLFNVHLHPAVFPQNPVWLTGIEDRESMEHHHADELHELETAWRAYLASGGVENRDQAAPSSGPQQEAADE
- a CDS encoding prolyl oligopeptidase family serine peptidase, giving the protein MRTLRLIRSVIAINAILALFALQFAGIAFAALPALEYEMVPASWRVLGPFETGSRESGTDPTWLADGSHLDVSEAPPDFAKTYPSVLAAGGQAGWTGDIATGEGGKLSITLDLPDDGWEMRMDEWGHAGIAWRGYAYADVTAPRACRAVALANGVGGFAINGRSYQGDPYGSSRWLQPVVLDEGVNRILVGLSGYMGEEEITFKLQPPPAEPCGVIESDILVPDLVNYTTFEYYAAGVPVVNYTDEWQTVSISLGPVEGLGYFQQYADSTNIPPLGVLKIPMQAKMQDSMLGYRWKGSEVEAPLELSGEGWSKTYSVKFRVRRPNEAFRTTYNARVDFSAQKLSVLPPLNFDPEKKYALIFSTHGAGVDSDSQVGAYSQKDWAYVMAPTNRREFGFDWQDWGRLDAMESLAWAFRNFNIDEDRVILTGHSMGGHGCWHIGCTQPDLFAAMVPSAGWASFQLYTPYTMRSSEIFGPPEVLNILDKCNAPDRTELLLANLMNVPVMAVHGGADDNVPATHARLLVGELQKMGYDAKLWEVPGEGHWWDSSPDTPGADCVDAPEITEFMKDKKRDWTDEVVFAGYDMANSNGSYWIHVLGQEKYGDQTRVKAKYIYSRESITFDVNGNVIWHKPFGATIETSNVSALRLDIPENSRRWPFKLFIDGQKLAADAQSETAIAVKENGTWRIAPDYKLLPKYAERSGPIKRAYMRPFIVVDLSNGTRPRSLELCRNTAIRWWYRGNGYAPVKYWSELSEADKKRNLILVGTWDDVPEDLKAALPFNYDEHGVRLGDKFISGDGLAVEMVYPSPYGDYNLILVNIAADEDALAVCSALTPLYSGSSLPDFLVADRAGIARHGLAGAKALGFFDADWNYDDSLMYADTFKAGKYPD